The following are from one region of the Clostridium sp. CM027 genome:
- a CDS encoding lacticin 481 family lantibiotic, whose product MKKLNEEALEAINDVKDEELEKLTGAGNGVITTFTHECYYNSVSPASWGGCCK is encoded by the coding sequence ATGAAAAAATTAAATGAAGAAGCTTTAGAAGCAATTAATGACGTAAAAGATGAGGAATTAGAAAAATTAACAGGAGCAGGAAATGGAGTTATAACTACATTTACACACGAATGCTACTATAATTCAGTATCACCAGCTAGCTGGGGTGGCTGTTGCAAATAA
- a CDS encoding type 2 lanthipeptide synthetase LanM family protein: protein MSIKELLKDNRWSNALYISEKIKYYNFENKKIQDNTDEFKNIGKWMKLFKNDKELMMKRVDAEGISLKEFDMVTDELPFDVNNTNFIWHKDLTDIFTEENYICIDDYIMFNKDELPFFEFAVPFLKRSIMVMKERLNFFKDQFDIDTIIKIAVGLITEAVVSMGLKTLTYELNSRRINGKLKGDTREDRYDYFVKTNLDSNESILKLLIEYPVLARLTVENAVGITENIINVIETLVNDKEEIESYFNIKIDNIRGMENMGDLHDGGKCVLRFNFAEGINILYKPRDLSIDESFQKLLEWFNEKGIEKDFKTMKVLNKGTYGWQEFMKYEEVSSNEKINNFFERQGEYIALLHILNGADMHCENIIANGEYPVFVDLESLFHNEISLRDDIDLSGSAVTKAEKYIKESVLKTAMLPVLDANFLYDSDISGIAGDIDQILNMYDIQNKNTDEIKIVRTKITVNSSNHLPSLNGEIIIPKMYVDSIKNGFTTCYDLMRRNKEELAHVIKSLFSGKNVRTIIRSTIVYRTLLEASSHPKHLRNGISRNHIFDYLWLVLKVEPDRMQSIPYEIEDLLRGDIPLFRAGINNKDLINSNGIGSVKDAFNNDAMSKSIDLINSLSDDDFQRQWDFIKTTINTKYFLKESFESEKAQDEAAVTLDKIDRSFNYEVKKSAFLKEAERIAESIMSSAIIGDDERSISWINLGMNPDEKIEFKIVKSEFYNGVTGIGMFYAYLAKETGNQKYKDICEKCINTSYDLIMAGRVDNISAFMGMSAFVYLAMHVAKLFNREDLIKKAEEVINLIETGIEDDDHFDIMAGCSSTLIVCADFYKNFHYEKALELARKCGDHLVKKSVKSEKGVGWITSKLNNYPIAGMAHGNAGIALSLMTLYDLTKDDKYLNIANEAIAYENSLYDEDEMNWKDLRSFDKDEANREKDKKNVSYWCNGAPGIGMARVAMLKYCDSAIIKNDVRNSVQKTINEGFKQINYCLCHGDLGSLELILLAAEKMNDKELKNFVYTMGGYMLDSVNKDNGNWKSGIPGRVQIPNFMLGLSGIGYELLRLYNNEIPSALILEGPAA from the coding sequence ATGAGTATTAAAGAGTTACTCAAGGATAACAGATGGTCTAATGCGCTATACATAAGTGAAAAAATCAAATATTACAATTTTGAAAATAAAAAGATACAAGATAACACAGATGAATTTAAGAATATTGGAAAGTGGATGAAATTATTTAAAAATGACAAAGAGCTTATGATGAAAAGAGTAGATGCAGAAGGCATCAGCCTTAAGGAATTTGATATGGTAACAGATGAATTACCCTTTGACGTTAATAACACAAACTTTATATGGCACAAGGATTTGACAGATATATTTACTGAAGAAAATTATATATGCATTGATGATTATATTATGTTCAATAAGGATGAACTACCTTTTTTTGAATTTGCAGTTCCTTTTTTAAAAAGAAGTATAATGGTTATGAAAGAAAGACTGAACTTTTTTAAAGATCAGTTTGATATAGATACAATAATAAAGATAGCAGTTGGACTAATTACAGAAGCAGTAGTAAGCATGGGACTTAAAACACTTACGTATGAGCTTAACAGCAGAAGGATTAATGGCAAACTTAAGGGAGATACAAGAGAAGATCGTTATGATTATTTTGTTAAAACAAATTTAGATAGCAATGAATCCATATTAAAGTTGCTTATTGAATATCCAGTACTTGCAAGGCTTACAGTAGAAAATGCAGTAGGAATTACTGAGAATATTATAAATGTAATTGAAACATTAGTTAATGATAAAGAAGAAATTGAAAGTTATTTTAATATAAAGATTGATAATATACGCGGTATGGAGAACATGGGAGACCTTCATGATGGAGGAAAATGTGTATTAAGATTTAATTTTGCTGAAGGAATCAATATATTATATAAGCCAAGGGACTTGTCTATAGATGAAAGCTTCCAAAAGCTCCTTGAATGGTTTAATGAAAAGGGTATAGAGAAGGACTTTAAGACTATGAAGGTTTTAAATAAAGGCACTTATGGATGGCAGGAGTTTATGAAATATGAGGAAGTTTCTAGTAATGAGAAGATAAATAACTTCTTTGAGAGACAGGGCGAATATATAGCACTACTTCATATTTTAAATGGAGCAGACATGCATTGCGAAAACATAATCGCTAATGGAGAATATCCTGTATTTGTAGATTTGGAGTCATTATTTCACAATGAGATAAGCTTAAGAGATGATATAGATCTTTCAGGGTCAGCTGTAACAAAGGCTGAGAAATATATTAAGGAATCTGTTTTAAAGACGGCAATGCTTCCAGTACTTGATGCAAACTTTTTGTATGACAGTGATATAAGCGGAATTGCAGGTGACATTGACCAGATCCTTAATATGTATGATATACAAAATAAAAATACAGATGAGATAAAAATAGTAAGAACTAAAATTACAGTAAATAGCAGTAACCATCTTCCTTCTTTAAATGGTGAAATCATAATTCCAAAGATGTATGTTGATAGTATAAAGAATGGATTTACCACATGCTATGATCTTATGAGAAGAAATAAGGAAGAGCTTGCTCATGTTATAAAAAGCTTATTTAGCGGCAAAAATGTACGTACCATAATAAGGTCAACTATAGTATACAGAACACTTCTTGAAGCAAGCAGTCATCCTAAGCATTTAAGAAACGGCATAAGCAGAAACCATATTTTTGATTACTTATGGCTTGTACTTAAGGTTGAACCTGACAGAATGCAAAGTATTCCTTATGAGATTGAAGATCTTTTAAGGGGTGATATTCCTTTATTCAGAGCTGGAATTAATAATAAGGATTTAATAAACAGCAACGGAATTGGAAGTGTTAAGGATGCATTTAATAATGATGCAATGTCAAAAAGCATAGATCTTATAAATTCTTTAAGTGATGATGATTTTCAAAGACAGTGGGATTTTATAAAGACAACTATAAACACAAAGTATTTCTTAAAGGAAAGTTTTGAAAGTGAAAAAGCCCAAGATGAGGCTGCCGTAACTTTAGATAAAATTGACAGGTCTTTCAATTATGAAGTAAAAAAGAGTGCATTCTTAAAGGAAGCTGAAAGAATTGCAGAGAGTATAATGAGTTCTGCAATAATAGGTGATGATGAGAGAAGTATATCATGGATTAACCTTGGAATGAATCCGGATGAGAAGATAGAGTTTAAAATTGTGAAATCAGAATTCTATAACGGCGTTACAGGAATAGGAATGTTTTATGCATATCTTGCAAAGGAAACAGGAAATCAAAAGTATAAAGATATTTGTGAAAAGTGCATAAACACAAGCTATGATCTTATAATGGCAGGCAGAGTTGATAATATATCTGCATTCATGGGAATGTCTGCATTTGTTTACCTTGCAATGCATGTTGCAAAGCTTTTTAATAGAGAAGATCTTATTAAAAAGGCTGAGGAAGTAATAAATCTTATTGAAACAGGAATAGAAGATGATGACCACTTTGACATAATGGCAGGATGCTCAAGCACTTTAATAGTATGTGCAGATTTTTATAAGAATTTTCATTATGAAAAAGCTCTTGAACTTGCAAGAAAATGCGGTGACCATCTTGTAAAAAAAAGTGTTAAGTCTGAAAAGGGTGTAGGCTGGATAACATCTAAATTAAATAATTATCCTATAGCAGGCATGGCTCATGGAAATGCTGGAATAGCTTTAAGTCTTATGACTTTATATGATCTTACTAAGGATGATAAATATTTAAATATAGCAAATGAAGCCATAGCTTATGAAAACAGCTTATATGATGAGGATGAGATGAACTGGAAGGACCTCAGATCTTTTGATAAGGATGAGGCTAATAGAGAAAAGGACAAGAAGAATGTTTCCTACTGGTGCAATGGAGCTCCAGGAATTGGAATGGCAAGAGTGGCAATGCTAAAATATTGTGACTCAGCGATAATAAAAAATGATGTAAGAAATTCAGTTCAAAAGACTATAAATGAGGGATTTAAACAGATAAATTACTGCCTTTGCCATGGAGATCTTGGAAGTCTTGAACTTATACTTTTAGCAGCAGAAAAGATGAATGACAAAGAATTAAAGAATTTTGTATATACAATGGGTGGTTACATGTTAGACAGCGTAAATAAAGACAATGGCAATTGGAAATCAGGAATACCTGGAAGGGTTCAGATTCCTAACTTTATGCTTGGTTTATCAGGTATTGGATATGAATTATTAAGATTATATAATAACGAAATCCCATCAGCATTAATTTTAGAAGGACCAGCAGCATAA